From one Dyella sp. 2HG41-7 genomic stretch:
- a CDS encoding ATP-binding cassette domain-containing protein — protein sequence MSPDTTHHAATPLLEIHEASVLRGERLILDRLSLRLAAGQHTAILGANGSGKSTLIRLIARQLYPLARQDGTPVVKIFGSERWNVTELRSLIGIVSPAVQRDYTSDSPLEVFDAVVSGFFAARGLGLDHHVTDVMRQRAYEALEQMEATSLIGREMASLSTGEARRVLIARALVHRPRALLLDEPCAGLDPVSRRRFLESLRHLAQRGVTLLLVTHHVEEILPEIDHVVLLRDGRMLRQGSKAEVLTNDALTTAFGMPMRIARQGAYYHASVD from the coding sequence ATGAGTCCCGATACCACGCACCACGCAGCTACTCCTTTGCTTGAGATCCATGAAGCCAGCGTGTTGCGCGGCGAACGCCTGATTCTCGATCGGCTCAGCTTGCGTTTGGCAGCCGGCCAGCACACCGCCATCCTCGGCGCCAACGGTTCGGGAAAATCCACGCTGATCCGGCTGATCGCGCGGCAGCTTTATCCGCTTGCGCGGCAGGACGGCACGCCAGTGGTGAAGATATTCGGCTCCGAGCGCTGGAATGTCACCGAGCTGCGCAGCCTGATCGGCATCGTATCGCCGGCGGTGCAACGGGATTACACCAGCGACTCGCCGTTGGAAGTCTTCGATGCCGTCGTATCCGGCTTCTTCGCCGCACGCGGTCTCGGTTTGGACCACCACGTGACCGACGTTATGCGCCAACGCGCTTATGAGGCGCTGGAGCAGATGGAAGCGACGTCGTTGATAGGACGCGAGATGGCGAGCCTCTCCACCGGCGAAGCGCGTCGCGTATTGATTGCCCGTGCGTTGGTGCATCGTCCCCGCGCGCTTTTGCTGGACGAACCTTGCGCGGGCCTGGATCCGGTCAGCCGTCGGCGTTTTCTCGAAAGCCTGCGCCATCTGGCGCAACGTGGCGTCACGCTGCTGCTTGTCACGCATCACGTCGAAGAAATCCTTCCGGAAATCGATCACGTGGTGCTGTTGCGCGACGGACGCATGCTGCGACAAGGTAGCAAGGCCGAGGTGTTGACGAACGACGCATTGACGACGGCGTTCGGCATGCCTATGCGCATCGCGCGTCAAGGCGCGTATTACCACGCCAGCGTAGACTGA
- a CDS encoding SDR family oxidoreductase: MNSRIDAWQLQDHTALITGASKGIGYAAARELAGLGANLLLVARDSDYLEQVSVELTDDFSGVEVMTFAADVSEAEDRLAIFDWVADLDMPLSLLVNNAGGNSPKATVDYEEAEYRAIFEQNLFSAYEMCRLAHPHLAQHASAAIVNVGSVSGMTHVRTGSPYGMTKAALHQLTRNLAAEWAIDGIRVNAVAPWYIRTQRSEPALADSDYLDEVLDRTPLRRIGEPEEVAAAIAFLCLPAASYITGQVLAVDGGFLNFGF; encoded by the coding sequence ATGAACAGCCGCATCGACGCTTGGCAATTGCAAGACCATACCGCGCTGATCACCGGCGCCAGCAAAGGCATCGGATATGCCGCCGCGCGCGAATTGGCCGGCTTGGGCGCGAACCTGTTGCTGGTGGCGCGCGACAGCGATTACCTCGAACAGGTCAGTGTGGAATTGACGGACGATTTCTCCGGCGTGGAAGTGATGACGTTCGCCGCGGATGTAAGCGAAGCGGAAGACCGACTCGCGATCTTCGATTGGGTGGCGGATCTGGATATGCCGCTCTCGCTGCTCGTCAACAACGCCGGCGGCAATTCCCCGAAAGCCACCGTCGACTACGAGGAAGCGGAATACCGCGCCATCTTCGAGCAGAACCTGTTTTCCGCCTACGAAATGTGCCGGCTCGCGCATCCGCATCTTGCCCAGCACGCCAGCGCAGCGATCGTCAATGTCGGTTCGGTATCCGGCATGACGCATGTACGCACCGGCTCACCGTACGGCATGACCAAGGCCGCGTTGCATCAGCTCACGCGCAATCTTGCGGCGGAATGGGCGATCGACGGCATCCGCGTCAATGCGGTGGCACCGTGGTACATCCGCACACAGCGCTCCGAGCCCGCGTTGGCGGATTCCGATTATCTGGATGAAGTGCTCGATCGTACGCCGTTGCGTCGCATTGGCGAGCCGGAAGAAGTGGCGGCAGCGATCGCCTTTCTCTGCTTGCCGGCCGCCAGCTACATCACCGGACAAGTGCTCGCGGTAGATGGCGGGTTTCTCAACTTCGGATTTTGA
- a CDS encoding DUF4124 domain-containing protein: MIRLAICAVLILALLLVAALCAPSRAHAQTLTVYKCRTAQGQLIYQGAPCKQGQQQQTMQLDDSGPAASPLPESPNAPPAAAVAPPAPPSAPPTPPSTMYRCTRATDQTTYLSANGDPPPYYAPLAMTGIVPTPLGHITPGVKANAAMVASHYIQVQDQCVPMTLQDTCSTLRDQFDDNERKLSRAFKSDQPPLLQREKELLDQLKHC; this comes from the coding sequence ATGATTCGCCTGGCCATCTGCGCGGTGCTGATACTCGCGCTGCTTCTCGTGGCAGCGCTTTGCGCGCCTTCGCGCGCGCACGCCCAAACGCTCACCGTTTACAAGTGCCGCACCGCGCAAGGTCAGCTGATCTACCAAGGCGCACCGTGCAAGCAAGGTCAGCAACAACAAACCATGCAGCTCGACGACAGCGGCCCCGCTGCCTCGCCATTGCCGGAGTCTCCCAACGCGCCACCGGCCGCCGCCGTTGCGCCACCCGCTCCGCCATCCGCGCCGCCTACACCGCCATCGACGATGTATCGCTGTACGCGCGCCACCGACCAAACCACCTATTTAAGTGCCAACGGCGATCCGCCACCCTACTACGCACCGCTCGCGATGACCGGCATCGTCCCCACGCCCTTGGGACATATCACGCCAGGCGTCAAAGCCAACGCCGCGATGGTCGCCAGCCATTACATACAAGTGCAGGATCAATGCGTACCGATGACGCTGCAAGACACGTGCTCGACCTTGCGCGATCAATTCGACGACAACGAACGCAAACTGTCGCGCGCCTTCAAGAGCGATCAACCGCCGCTGCTTCAACGCGAAAAGGAACTGCTCGATCAACTCAAGCATTGCTGA
- a CDS encoding DegV family protein, with amino-acid sequence MRMGLAIDASCDLPQDFLQQHDIAVMPIAVQIDKAVFKDNRDPAEIERFLNLKLSSRSHSAETEPCSVEDVQKLFLEKLVLERDCVFCLTITAARSPIYDNVVKASFAVLKNYRSVREPAGITGPFLMRVLDTRSLFAGSAPCVVEAARLMQANETPAAIRERVAYIAENSYGYMLPRDLYYLRARAKKKGDRSVGLFSAVLGSTLDIKPLIRGYRGDTMPVGKVRGWETGCETLFGYAADRVRAGLLVPVMCTAYGGDLAELPKLPGFDKLAAACEECGVTLMQAPMSITGMVNVGEGAVTIGFAAEEHDVEF; translated from the coding sequence ATGCGAATGGGCTTGGCCATCGATGCGTCTTGCGATTTGCCGCAGGACTTTTTGCAACAACACGACATCGCCGTCATGCCCATCGCGGTGCAGATCGACAAGGCCGTGTTCAAGGACAATCGCGATCCGGCCGAAATCGAGCGCTTCCTCAATCTCAAGCTAAGTAGTCGCAGTCATTCGGCGGAAACCGAGCCGTGCTCGGTCGAAGACGTACAGAAACTGTTTCTGGAAAAGCTCGTGCTGGAGCGGGACTGCGTGTTCTGCCTCACCATCACCGCAGCGCGCAGCCCCATCTACGACAATGTCGTCAAGGCGAGCTTTGCGGTATTGAAAAACTATCGCAGCGTGCGCGAACCCGCCGGAATTACCGGTCCGTTCTTGATGCGTGTGTTGGATACACGCAGTCTGTTCGCCGGATCCGCGCCGTGCGTGGTCGAGGCCGCGCGCCTAATGCAGGCGAACGAAACGCCTGCGGCGATACGCGAACGCGTGGCGTATATCGCCGAAAACTCCTACGGCTACATGCTTCCGCGCGACCTCTATTACTTGCGCGCACGCGCCAAGAAAAAAGGCGATCGTAGTGTTGGTTTGTTTAGCGCGGTGCTCGGCTCCACGCTGGATATCAAACCGCTGATTCGCGGTTATCGCGGCGACACCATGCCGGTCGGCAAGGTGCGCGGCTGGGAAACGGGATGCGAAACCCTGTTCGGCTATGCCGCCGACCGCGTGCGCGCCGGATTGCTGGTTCCGGTGATGTGCACGGCTTATGGCGGCGATCTCGCGGAACTCCCGAAACTGCCCGGCTTCGACAAACTCGCCGCTGCCTGCGAGGAATGCGGCGTCACCTTGATGCAGGCGCCGATGAGCATTACCGGCATGGTCAATGTCGGCGAAGGCGCGGTCACGATCGGTTTTGCGGCAGAAGAACACGACGTCGAGTTCTGA